A single region of the Streptomyces sp. AM 4-1-1 genome encodes:
- a CDS encoding NAD(P)-dependent oxidoreductase, protein MSDIALYGLGEMGADIARCLLGREAVLHAYDPVAEVGLKAPNYHRHTTVEEAARAASTHLVVVKRLQDVEALLFANSGLCASAPPRSLVVLHTTLTPDTVRQLRERVSGTYGHTLLDAALSRRGGPVREGSLSLFVGGEEAEVAAARPTLELYSDNVVHTGPTGAGMTVKLCNNWLLYSNRHAALQAIRTGRELGLDHDVLLQALTSSTGSSWALNHYSELDEAIVTGQGAPPVMRERTTSELRMARDMASTTGEVPTSLQEAFALLDGM, encoded by the coding sequence GTGTCAGACATAGCCTTGTACGGCCTCGGTGAAATGGGCGCGGACATCGCGCGGTGCCTGTTGGGGCGCGAAGCAGTACTGCACGCCTACGACCCGGTCGCCGAAGTGGGTCTGAAGGCGCCGAACTACCACCGGCACACAACGGTCGAGGAGGCCGCCCGCGCAGCGTCCACGCATCTCGTGGTCGTGAAGCGGCTCCAGGACGTCGAGGCGCTACTCTTCGCCAACAGTGGATTGTGCGCGTCCGCTCCGCCGCGCTCCCTCGTGGTGTTGCACACCACGCTCACCCCCGACACCGTGCGGCAGTTACGCGAGCGCGTGAGCGGAACGTACGGCCATACTCTGCTCGACGCCGCGCTGAGTCGCCGCGGTGGCCCGGTCCGCGAGGGATCGCTGTCCCTGTTCGTCGGTGGCGAGGAGGCCGAGGTCGCGGCCGCGCGGCCGACTCTGGAGTTGTACTCCGACAACGTCGTGCACACCGGGCCGACCGGTGCCGGGATGACCGTGAAGCTCTGCAACAACTGGCTGCTCTACAGCAACCGGCACGCCGCGCTCCAGGCGATCAGAACCGGGCGGGAACTGGGCCTGGATCACGACGTGCTGCTGCAGGCGCTGACGTCGTCGACCGGATCGAGCTGGGCGCTGAACCACTACTCCGAGCTCGACGAGGCGATCGTCACCGGGCAGGGCGCACCGCCGGTGATGCGCGAGCGGACCACGTCCGAACTCCGGATGGCCCGGGACATGGCATCGACGACGGGCGAGGTACCCACAAGCCTTCAGGAGGCGTTCGCCTTGTTGGACGGGATGTAG
- a CDS encoding DegT/DnrJ/EryC1/StrS family aminotransferase: MLSADHAAGAAVAGLLRRLGQPAAEFTASGSAALEVALDVLGAGPGDEVVVPDVGCHSIAAAVVRVGAVPVFVGVGEELTLSSGDVSAACTDRTRAVVAAHQYGLPCDVRGIVDAVPPDVTVIEDVAQTWGSSVRGVPAGATGAFAVISFGPSKPVSLGAGGALLGPAEKVEGTVSRGNNTDRHLPRPPSPARFPAPLFDLLPQALDRADLRLAQRMEAVARFTSSSLSAHFRLPPLPDHSTAGWTRMPLYPRPSATGDHVELIKAAFGSVQPMHTLPPSSLPMFRTSGKRIVRGGHRSTEPLLVKIG; encoded by the coding sequence ATGCTTTCGGCTGACCATGCCGCCGGTGCGGCAGTCGCGGGGCTGCTGCGCCGGCTCGGGCAACCAGCGGCCGAGTTCACCGCATCCGGTTCGGCGGCACTCGAAGTCGCCCTCGACGTACTGGGAGCGGGTCCCGGCGACGAGGTGGTGGTACCCGATGTCGGTTGCCACTCGATCGCCGCCGCCGTCGTGCGCGTAGGCGCGGTACCGGTGTTCGTGGGGGTGGGAGAGGAACTGACCCTCAGCTCCGGCGACGTGTCCGCGGCCTGCACGGACCGTACCCGCGCCGTCGTCGCAGCGCACCAGTACGGGCTGCCGTGCGACGTGCGGGGCATTGTGGACGCGGTGCCGCCGGACGTCACGGTGATCGAAGACGTGGCACAAACCTGGGGCTCTTCCGTGCGGGGGGTCCCGGCCGGCGCCACCGGGGCCTTCGCGGTCATCTCGTTCGGCCCGTCCAAACCCGTCTCGCTGGGCGCGGGCGGTGCTCTCCTGGGCCCGGCCGAGAAGGTGGAAGGCACGGTCTCGCGCGGCAACAACACCGACCGCCACCTGCCTCGTCCTCCCTCACCGGCTCGGTTCCCGGCCCCTCTGTTCGACCTGCTGCCGCAGGCCCTGGACCGTGCCGATCTGCGGCTGGCGCAGCGCATGGAGGCCGTCGCGCGCTTCACGAGCAGCTCTCTGTCCGCGCACTTCCGCCTGCCACCCCTGCCGGACCACTCCACTGCGGGCTGGACCCGGATGCCGCTCTACCCGCGCCCCTCGGCCACGGGCGACCACGTCGAGCTGATCAAGGCGGCCTTCGGCTCCGTACAGCCGATGCACACGCTGCCGCCGTCCTCGCTGCCCATGTTCCGGACGAGTGGCAAGCGCATCGTGCGCGGCGGCCACAGGTCCACGGAACCTCTCCTTGTGAAGATTGGATGA
- a CDS encoding GNAT family N-acetyltransferase has product MTALGPPPGPFPHIGSSQHRTVHARPHGEGGPGTWIGGWEELTDEQQRRWEERYEQFGTRIQQSPAYTRAVAASGRRVVVVLTEGAVAAFTRDGAVCTAMCDDQPLLADTVRLDLLADLVSDVHRFTGLAVYLPLVDASCAGVRAYDGFAVWERPPNSLVDWSLDGEDLWQRALSRGTSQLTRKRRLVERDGLTLCFGRWGARAAEDVLRVDDRSWKAERGQSMRMRAGQGELYRRLVETGTVTVSFLKDHGRPVAFRMDARIKDRVMCLKWSYDESYRRYSPGLYLLTEGLRREWAGRGICTVDLHGSPDALKDLIHSDRPARVDLWYGDPQLGARRAEERLAFDAGVTRTHDQGRGLRHAFG; this is encoded by the coding sequence ATGACAGCCCTCGGCCCGCCGCCGGGGCCCTTCCCCCACATCGGCTCCTCGCAGCACCGAACCGTTCACGCGCGACCGCACGGCGAGGGTGGGCCAGGCACCTGGATAGGTGGGTGGGAGGAGCTGACCGATGAACAGCAGCGGCGCTGGGAGGAGAGGTACGAGCAATTCGGCACCCGTATTCAGCAGTCTCCCGCTTACACGCGGGCGGTGGCCGCCTCCGGCCGGCGCGTGGTCGTGGTCCTGACGGAAGGCGCGGTCGCGGCTTTCACCCGCGACGGAGCCGTGTGCACCGCCATGTGCGACGACCAGCCACTTCTGGCGGACACTGTCCGCCTGGACCTACTGGCCGATCTGGTGTCGGACGTCCACCGTTTCACAGGTCTCGCGGTGTATCTCCCGTTGGTGGACGCCTCCTGTGCCGGAGTCCGGGCCTACGACGGGTTCGCCGTTTGGGAACGCCCGCCCAACTCCCTGGTCGACTGGTCCCTCGACGGCGAGGACCTGTGGCAGCGCGCCCTGAGCCGTGGCACGTCTCAACTGACCCGCAAACGCCGCTTGGTCGAGCGCGACGGGCTGACCCTGTGCTTCGGTCGGTGGGGGGCACGGGCGGCCGAGGACGTTCTGCGGGTGGACGACCGCTCGTGGAAGGCCGAGCGGGGGCAGAGCATGCGCATGCGAGCGGGCCAGGGCGAGCTCTACCGCCGGCTCGTCGAGACCGGCACGGTGACGGTGTCCTTCCTGAAGGATCACGGCCGGCCGGTCGCCTTCCGGATGGACGCACGGATCAAGGATCGAGTGATGTGCCTGAAGTGGTCCTACGACGAGTCCTACCGGCGCTACTCGCCCGGCCTGTACCTGCTGACCGAGGGATTGCGGAGAGAATGGGCCGGCCGCGGCATTTGCACGGTGGACCTGCACGGCAGCCCGGACGCGCTCAAGGACCTGATCCACAGCGATCGTCCCGCGCGGGTGGACCTCTGGTACGGCGACCCGCAACTGGGCGCTCGCCGGGCCGAGGAGCGCTTGGCCTTCGACGCGGGCGTGACCCGGACGCATGACCAGGGCAGGGGGCTGAGACATGCTTTCGGCTGA